In Clostridium sp. JN-1, one genomic interval encodes:
- the trxA gene encoding thioredoxin codes for MVSEIKDTDFSKVIKKEASPVVVDFWAPWCGPCKMLGPVIDEISSEIGEKAKFYKLNVDENPVSSMEYKVASIPTVIIFKDGKPAKTLVGFRPKEAIKGVIENYI; via the coding sequence ATGGTAAGTGAAATAAAAGATACTGATTTTTCAAAAGTTATTAAAAAAGAGGCATCTCCTGTAGTAGTAGATTTTTGGGCACCTTGGTGCGGACCATGCAAAATGCTTGGACCTGTCATTGATGAAATTTCAAGTGAAATAGGTGAAAAGGCTAAATTTTATAAGCTTAATGTAGATGAAAACCCAGTTTCATCAATGGAATACAAGGTAGCAAGTATACCTACAGTTATTATATTTAAAGATGGAAAACCAGCAAAAACTCTTGTTGGATTTAGACCAAAAGAAGCAATAAAAGGTGTTATAGAAAACTATATCTAG